gtaaataaaactattatatttatatttcgtTTACATTGTAAATGAGATATGATACGATTTTAATTGGTTGTATCTCATTTACAAAcgtaatatatgtattattactaaaaaatatacgattaaaataatatcaatttattttttatttttaaattaattcaattttttaaaaattaaaatttttgtaaattttttctctaatataatttaattttatacaatttaattttatagaataatatcaattttaatttttttaattcaaaactAGTAATTTAAAATCGTCCAGTTAAAATCagtatattattttcttaaaaattaatcCTTTCGAATTTAAAATCAGtacattatttttctaaaaataatccatTCGAATTGGATTAatttacatttaaaaaaaaaaattaaacatctaATAAGTGAGAGAATATTCGGAATAAaaagttattaaattaaaagaattatctCTCCCacctttttcttgtcatttaaacgGTTATCTCTTCTATCCTTTGTTGGCTAAGGATAGTCCCACAACGTTTAGACCATTAAATGGTCCCATaacaaaatatgttttttaagtttttttaataactgCTAAATAGTCCTTTTCTAATTTCGATTACAAATTaaccccatatattttatttaattataaaatctattttttattttataaattattattttatcattcatctattatgtttattaacaataaaaataaaaaataataacgaattagatcttccattgatcgtaataaattttttggccattccaatcgattaaaagtttatatttaATCCGTGACATTCGTCCAGGACGGTGCAATCGTGTTTCTTtgaaaatcaatcgattggattatcaAAACAATCCATTGAATTTCAGGTTTTccataactcaatcgattgCACTACagattatcacaaaataatcgATTGAAAATTGTAAGCAGCATTGTTTTCGCAAAAATTAATCGATTGGTCatattacccaatcgattgaacaaTGACTAAAATGgggtttttttaaaattcaattgatTGCTTATACTACCCAATTGATTGAATGCTTCAAAACAAGGTGAGGTCTCACAATTCAACCAATTGGTTgtgttacccaatcgattgaagtcaTCAAAATAATATGAATTTGCCCAATTCAATCGTTTGGTTGTGTTACCTAATCGATTGAAATCTTCAAAGCAATATGGATTTGcccaattcaatcgattgattgtgttacccaatcgattgaaagtttttacaatttttctctatttctatGCACTATAgagatattttagtttaaaaaactCATATTTTTATGATGAAgtaatatcatttttatttattatttcaacaataatgccaaacaaattttatgtcttgtgaattatattatattttattttatataattaatttatgtaaaaaaatttcatatctttttatttgtttgcattCTATTTTGTTCTTTTCATTTGTTCAAGATTTGACCTCTCTATTGAATCTtgactagaaaaaaaaataccatgcaATATATATCAAAGCATTTTAATAATCTGTTCATATATTGCTAAGGCATatataaagtatatatatattacaaatttttaatcaattctTCCTAGATTAACAATGGAAGCCCCTTTCCAATCCTCCATTAGAGCGATAGAACTTTTAGACTTATCATCTTTAAATTTTACAGTTTCCTCAGGAGGCACACGATCCGTGATTTCCTCATTGTAAAGCTCTAATAATATTACTTTCATGTTGTGCTATGTATTCTAAGCCTCTAATATATCGAACATCTGTTTCACAACTCCGGGGATGACACCAGCATCACTCGGCAATTCGCCATTCTGCACGATAAAGAGCACATAAGGATAATTggattttaatacaaaatatttgaaCAGACATAAAAAGCAGTTAAAACAGGAAAATATTGAATATCTCCTGCACCGCCGATATCCCCTACACCATTGGTATTTCCAGTTGGGGTATTTGATATGAATTTCTCAAAAAGGAGGAACATTTCAAGCAATGAATTCctgtaaaaaaataagaacattcATTACCAGCCAATACATGATTTCAAAAAAGGGCAAGTCAAGAGACATTATAACTACCTAGGCATCGAGTCATAAGCCTGCACCACTCTCTGATGATACATAAAGAGATTGATACACAATTTCAATGGTGGGATTGAATAATTGGTGATAGATTATTCAccaatttataatgttaatattaaagaaaagataagattagagtatctaaatcaaaataaagtcttaaaaattgaagatagaattttaaagttaaaatagatgaataataagataataatttataaaaacgataagaaaattgaaaatggCGTAGTACACAATTCAATCAATTAGGTAacacaaccaatcgattgaattggaCAAATCCATATTGCTTTGATGATTTCAATTGATTGGGTAacacaaccaatcgattgaattgtgagACCTCAAGTTGCTTTAgagcattcaatcgattgggtagtaTAAGAaatcgattgaattttaaaaaatcaacattttagtcatcgttcaatcgattgggtaatatgaacaatcgattgatttttgcAAAAACCATGCTGCCTTGcaattttcaatcgattgttttgtgataaccTATAGTCCAATCAATTGAGTTATGGGAAAcctgaaattcaatcgattgttttgataatccaatcgattgattttcaAATAAACACGATTTCACAGCTCTGACGAACGTCACGgatcaaatataaatttttaatttattggaatggccaaaaaatttattacaatcaatggaagatctaattcgttattattttttattttgattgttaataaacataatagattaatgataaaataataatttataaaataaaaaatagtttttataattagaaAAGAACTATTTAACAGTtgttaaaaaaacttaaaaaatatgttttattatGAGACCATTTAATAGTCCAAATATTCTAGGACCATCGAATCCAGTGCCCTCtttgttttatacttttatcccATCAACTCTACGcgtcttttaatttaataattttttatcccTAATTTATTAAATGTTTTGGTTTTTAGGAGTGGACACCTTTCTTCTCATTCTAGAACTTGAACATGTCTTTTCTCGTTTActaagtgtgtgtttggattacaaTTGGCAAAAAAGAGTttgcataaaattaattttgcaaacttgattttgatcaaaaataaatttgtattgaagtaatttatgtttgatcatttttatattaaaacggattataataaaataaatattgtttgaattacactactcaaaatcacttttagataaaaaattactaaaacaacatcaacttaaataattttttatattatcctattattttaatttaaatatttgaataatcttattaattaattttataatagaattaatatttatttattaaaataaaataacatataaaaattaacaaaatatattttatattaaaaataagaaatataaattatatatacaagagtatttaattaaatatgttacatttttcttaaatttgAAGTATAAACGTGAAAatgttaatttagtatttttttacatgatattttttttctaatactctcaataatcttattcttaatattattttggaatccaacatttatgattttattaatacctatgattaattttttatttaatttatctttttttaatgggatcataatctatattataaaaaaattacaataaaaaatggTATATATCagaattaatattataaaaaagaatattaaaaataataaaattaaatatttagtgACGGAAACAAATCTAAAAGTTCTTAATGATGtattttatatagtatatttttaattctcgtagtattcttttttagtaccctataattttttactattattattattattattatttatgattaatttttttgtttaatttattttacctaatggaatcaataaattatattataaaaagataataataaatataatatataaaaatcacaattataagagtgtataatatcaaataaaaatttaataaaaaataaaaataagaaataatagaaaaagagagttcatataaagaaaaataataaaaatttcataaataatagaATAGCATATCTAAAGGATAAAATTagcaaaggaaaaatagatgTTTAGTGTAAATGGCTAAAAGCCTGTTAGTAAAACGCagaagttaaaaattattatttcttgtaAAAGTGATTTGAATACAAAATCACTTCTGCGTTTGCCAAACCAAAAAATAgccaaacaaaaattaaagctttcaaaaagtttaaaagTGCTTCTTCTCTTTCAACGGATTTGCCAAATACACCCTAAATGGTTTAAATTTTAGGAGTGGGCacaattattgtattttttcgTGTCATGACCCTAAACATGTAAAACCCTTTTTTATTAAATGATATGTATTCTTTTTTGGTACTAATTCAAATAGgttgaatttttaagaaaataatgtaTTGATTTCAAATGAGTGATTTTGAATAATTAgttttggattaaaaaattaaaattaatatcattgtataaaattaaattatattaaagaagtagtttacaaaaaaattaaatttttaaaaattgaattaattcaaaaacaaaaattaaattgatattattttaatcataaatattttttgttataatacaCATATTTCGAGATAATTATGAATTTATCTCGTTTGCAAAtgagataaaatcaaataaaattgtatcttatctcgtttaccGTATAAATGAGATACTAagtataataattttgttacaCTGTAAATGAAATAGGTAACGAAACCTAAAACAATAAATAGTGCCCAAAATAcctatttcaataaataaaataattaaaggaGGAGTGGAAGAACTTGGGGGAGTAATAGTTCATGGACAAGTTAAAGGCTCTCACAACTCTACTGAGCAGATGGCATAGAAAGAACTTTGGGGACATGGACTGAAGGATTACGCAGTTTGAGGATGAAATAAAGAAAGTAGATGACATGGTAAGTACTGGAGCGGCTGATGGGACTGTTGAAGCGAGGAGGAAGGCACTGGTGAGCTTCTGTAGGAAATGGTATATTAGAAAAGAGCTACACTGAAAGCATATGTCAAGATCTCGGCATGCAAAAGAGATGGATAAAAACACCCGCTACTTCCACAATTTAGCCTCAGCGCGACGAAGGTGCAATCGAATTGATGCCTTAATGGTTAATGGGAGGTTGGTAAGGAACCAAGCAAGGATCAAGATTGCTATACGAGACTTCTATAAGGAGATGTATCACCAAGAGACTTCACCAGTTATTGGATTCAGGGATGGGCTTGTAAAGCAGATCAATGAGGAGAGGCAATAGAGCTAGAGTTGATGCCAACTACCGAAAAAATAAAGGAGGCTGTTTGGGATTGTGAGTCAACAAAGGCACCAGGCAGTGATGGGTATAACATGAATTTCATAAAGAAGTGCTGGGAAGAATTAGGAAGGGAGTTCATTGGTGTGGTGTTAGGATTTTTCCAGTCAGCTAAACTACCAAGCGATTCGAATGTCACTTGGGTGGCGCTAGCACCGAAGTTTACTGGAGCCAAAGAAATCAAGGATCTCTGGCCGATTAGTATGGTAGGTTGTATCTATAAGGTCATTTCTAAGGTGTTGGTTCGGAAGATGCGAAAGGTAATGCCGGGTTTGGTAGGAGAGACTCAGAGCGCTTTCGTAAAGGACAGAAAAATACATGATGGGGCTCTGATCGCCTGCGAAACGGTGCACTGGCTGAAATCATGAAAAAAGAACTCCGCGATAATAAAGCTGGATTTTCAAAAGGCTTATGATAGGGTCAAATGGGGCTTTGTGGATATTGTCTTGCAGAAGATGGAATTTGGCCAGAGATGGAGAGGGTGGATCAAGGAGTGTGTCAACTCTGCATCTATGTCGGTGCTTGTCAACGGATCACCTTCGAAGCCTTTCAAAATGGAAAGGGGTCTGCGGCAAGGAGACCCATTGTCtccatttctttttgttttagttGTAGATGTTCTTTATAGGATGATTGGAGAGGCGGTACGAAACGGCCGTATAACTCCGCTACTGCTTGGTAGGGATAACATTGAGTTATCTCACTTGCAGTTTGCGGATAATACTATTCTCTTCTGCCCGCCTAAAGAGGAGACCATCAGGAATTATCAGCGACTGCTCCGATGCTTTGAACTGATATCTGAATTGAGCATTAATTTTGAGAAGTCCAACTTTATTCCAGTCAATTGTGATAGGATGTGGGTCCGTAGGATGTGTCTTTTATTGGGTTGGAAGGAGGCATCATTACCAGTCAGATATCTGGTGAAGACTTGGAAATCGGTGATTGACAAAGTGGAAGAAAAGCTGAGTTTGTGGAAAGCAAAGACTCTTAACAAAGCGGGCAAGCTGGTCCTCATTAAGTCGGTTCTTAGTAGCTTGCCTATTTACTACCTCAGCTTATATAAGATGCCAAAAACAGTGGCAGAGAAGTTGATTTTCCTACAACGTCGGTTCTTATGGAGTATTAAGGATGGGAGGCACGGGTTACCGCTTGTGAAGTGGGAAGTAGTCATGGCTCCAAAGAAGGCAGGTGGGTTGGGAGTTGGTGATGCAGTGATTCAAAATACAGCATTGCTGTTTAAGTGGGGGTGGAGGTTCTCGAAAGAAGACCGTCCCTTATGGAAGAAAGTGGTTTGCTCTTATAACAACATGAATCATGTTGTGATGCTGCGATGCCAACCTATTCCCACAAGAGGGGTCCTTGGCAAGATATATGCCAGCTATAAATCAGTGAGCCACAGATGAGAGAAAAGATGATCAGCGGGTTGTCTATGGAGCTCGGAAATGGCAGCACAATCTGGTTCTGGAAGGATAGCTGGCTGCCGACTGGGGTGTTGAAAGATATGTTTCCTAGGCTCTTTTCAGTTTCAAACCTTCACAAATCTGTTATAAAGGATTGTGGGTTTTGGGATGAGTTAGAATGAATTTGGAGTTTCCAGTGGAGGAGGGAGTTGTTCTAATGGGAGTTGGATTTAGTAAACTAACTTCATGAGTTATTACAGTCAGTCAAGCTCACAACTGAGAGAGAGGATAGAGTGGTATGAAAATATGATAACACAGGTATTTTTTCAACAAAGTCCTTTGTGTAGGTGTTACATGCGGAAGTATTACCGGAGAAAATCACAGGCTATAGCTTCACTGGTGCTGTTTGAAAAGGGTTCGTCCCTCCGAGAATTGAGCTTTTTTCTTGGTTTGTGTTGGTCGGAAGGGTGAATACGAAGGATCGACTGTGTAGATTACGGGTTCTTGACCAGCATGACAATAGGTGTGTGCTATGTTGTAACGCTGTGGAAATTGCGTTTCATTTGTTTCTTGATTGCGAGATCACATGGCAGGTGTAGTGTGCTTGGCTGTTGGCCTTTGGACAGAGGTGGAGCTTTTCAGGTACACTAAAGGAACACTTTGAAAGCTAGATGAACTTATCAGTAAGGAAGGTTGACAGAAAGAGGTGGTTCATTGGGTTCTTTGCTGTTATCTGGACAATCTGACTAGAAAGAAATGACAGACTCTTCCGAAATCATACCTTAAGGGTGGTGGACATTATAAACAGGTCGGTTACGTACACCGAGGAATGGAATAGTGGTGAGCTCTTTGATTGTTGATGGTCGTGCCGAAGATGACTAGAGGTTATTAGGTTATCTTGATTATTGTTAATGTTTGTAGCTCTTTTCGTTGTTCCACTCTGTtgtgtttaaaatatttattttaaaaaaatcttgaCCTTGGGACGAAGatgttttgattttctctcaGCGGCTTTTCCAATAATTTataattgatgcattttcaatgGTCCATGCTAGACTAAAATATGTGAAACAAAAACAATTTAGAGCACAAGCATCTTCACGTGGCAAGCGAATCGTTCTAGCAGTAAGCTTCACAAAAGGTCCAAGGCACACAATTCAAAATTATAAAGATGCAATGGCAATCTCTACAACGATCGGTTATTCAAATTTATTGCAAAGAAAGCAAATTGAAACCAAAAAATCAACCTGATATAATTTGTAGAATGTTCAAACTGAAGTTGAAAATGCTCATTAGAGATAttgataataacaaaatatttggTAGATCAGGAGCAGATCATTTCTGAATTAGTAATTTATTTAACATTAATACTTTTGCCCTACATACAATGATAGATATTCTAATGAATTCaatgacaattttttttagtgattTAGACAATTGAATTTCAAAAGCGAGGATTACCATGCACAAGTATCCTACTTCGGACAACTTTGATAAAATCATTTCTGCAGAGATTCTAGATCCAACAATTGATTATGAATATTATCAAGCTATAAAGAGTTCAATAATGTATGGGACATGTGGATCAGCAAAGAAAAATTCACTATGCATAAAAAATTATCGTTGCATACATCATTTTCCAAAGAAGTTTGTTCAGAACACTACGATCGATCAAGACAGGTATCTGGTTTACAGACGTTGCAATAATGGTCACACAATTGAGGTGTCTGGAGTTGATTTGGATAATCGTTATATTGTAGCACACAATAGATTTTTATTGTTAAGATATGGAGATCATATAAATATCAAGTGGTACCattaatcaaatatttatttaaatatgtcCACAAGAAAACTGATCGTATTATcagtcttatttttttttaatttgctaaATGTGTGTACattcattaattttttctattttttgtgtaattatattcataaattatataatatctttgttatttatatatcatttttttctttcaataatttatattttttaatatcattaattataataatattattgaaaatacatattgttattattcataaaattttaatagtataaatttaataaaaatttaattccttctcttctttcataCTCATCACTCCTTATATTTACTATAAAAATTATTCAGTTCacacattttttttatctcctCTTACCTGATCTtatatctctttttctttttttcttcttcactcttgttaattttttgcaCAACTAGAATTTAATTGAtgaccataattttttttaatttgttaaacgTATATATTAAGTGATTGTGTGATtgtattcattatttttctattttttgtgtaattatatttattagttatatagtatttttgtcacatatataccacttctttttctttttagtaatttatattttttaatatcatttaGTTGTAATAATATTGTTGAAAGTACATGTTGtcataattcataaaaaataatattagaaaattaaatatcatttttaattatcaaaatattaataatatttatatttatattttatctaatagTTTCATCGTTGTACTATAGTATTTAAATATAAcctaaaaaagataaaaaaaataataataaacaaaagtaactatttaaaaaatacttatataaaataaaatgaataaacttCANaatttatttttattattttaaaatatcatttatcaTTAACCGTTATaaaattgaaatcaattttgatacGCCActaaacaattttaaatttaaacacaattattatctataataaattgtatatctttctttatatttcttttttgttaaataataatattgaatCATATATAAATTGTCAAACAAATattgtataatatttttataaattaacttCTAAGTTTCACATTAACTTACATATTATCTAATATATTTCTAAACAATATAAcatgttaaatatatatattatataatataattaatttaatttttcgtGCAACACACGAATCTTACTCTAGACTCTAGTTGAAATAAAGTATTAATATCTTTCTCAATTCTAATAGGATGAAGACAAGCTTTATGTCTAAATTCAAAAGAAGACAGAGCTTGACATCTATTGACTTAAATTGTATACGAGGCATTTGGATAAATAATCGTGCATCAAGTTAGTAAATATGATTTCAGCAAAAGATATATTTAGAATTTTTCATGCAAAACTCTCTAACAAATATTTCTCATTTGAAAAATATGAGCTCACtccgaaagaaaagaaaaggaaaaaaaaaaaaactctaaaggaactttttaattaagaaaaactaCAAGCCACAAATAGCATCTACATAAATATCAACATAAAAGTTCATATAGCAACATCAAATCCACTAAAAACACTAAACACAAAATACAATTCTAGAGGCGAGAGCAGATAACAAAGTAGTGGAACATCATATACCAACATCTCAACGAACATTTGTTATCACCCTTTTGTATTTGTACCTCTTTGCAATCCAAAGATACACAAGGAAGTTGAGCAAGCTGAGGAGGGTCAAAAGCCAAAAGAAGTAATCAAGATGGCCCCTATTCAGATTGTCCGGTATCCAACCAAGCCTTCCATGACTTGTGGTAACTTTTGTCACAATGGTAACAAGAAGGGTACTAACATAATTTCCCAAGGCCATAGTTGTTAGTGACAGAGCGGAGCAGAGACTTCTCATAGCATCAGGTGCCTCACCATAAAAGAACTCCATCTGACCGATGTTTGTGAAGACTTCCGCAGCTCCGACGAGGAAATATTGCGGCACTTGCCAGAAGATCGACATGGGGATGGTCTCGAGATCATAGTAGTTGTTTTTCCGGACCATGTTGAGGCGAACAACCTCTAGGATTCCGGCCACAATCATGGACACAATGGAGATGATGAGGCCAATGCCTATCCGTTGAAGTTGCGTGAATCCGCGTTCGTGTCCGGTGAACTTCCTTGCGAATGGGACAATGACGCGGTCATAGACCGGTGCCCAAAAGATGACGCTCAGAGTGTCGAAAAGGGAGAGGGAGGCTGATGGAATCTTGAATTTTGGACCAATATGCTGGTCCATTGTGTTGCCTTGTAGAACAAACATGGTGTTCATTTGAGAGTACACAGTTGCAAAGGCAATAAGTGAAGCCCAAACTGGGAGCAAGCGAATCACGGATTTGAACTCTTCGACTTGCGTTACCGTGCAGAGCTTCCATGGATTCGGCAAATCCTTTAGGCGGTCGGAATCTGTCTCTACTGCTGCCTTATCCAAACATCTGGAAAacataagaataaaagaaaaatttagaatgaaagtataaCCAGAAGATGCTATATGATGAAGTGCAGAATAGGAAAAAGACAAGCCCGCAATTTTACCTTTCTTCATCCCAGTTGAACTTTCAAAATCTAGATTCTATTACTGAGAATTCGACTTATTTGGCCCAGGGCAGAGCTAGCCTCAATGTGAAAGAGGGGccgaaaaataattttatatttagaataaaataaaataaaatatttaggaaactatattaaattttatgtataatttatagAGAAAAATTGATGGTTGGGGGAGGTCACTGCCCCCCTTACCCTATATGAGGCTCCGCTTCTGATTTGGCCTAACTCAACTAAGGTAAATTTGAACTTAGAACCTCTTAGTTTAGGAAACATAAAGTATTTACTATCTTAATTCTTAACTAATACTCCCCCTGATCTAAAATAAGTGTCGCTTTCACTTTTTGTTCATTGAAAAATCAATGTATCTAGATAAGCCCATTGTCTAATTACATTAACTTTTCAATgaaccaaaaaaaaatgaaaacgaCACTTATTTTGAAATGGATGGAATACCATGTTGGTTACAACTAGTTTTCATCCCAGTTAAACCGCCAAAATCTAAATTCTATTACTGGAAACTCGGCTTATCTGGCCTGACCCAACTAAGGTGAATTTGAACTTAAAACCTTTTTGTTAAGGAACCAAATAAAGTACTTGCAACCAGTTTTGATTGCCTAATataatttatcataattaaGTAGTGACAGCATGGTGTGAATAACTCACTTAAGTTCTTTTGTGTGTTCAAGTTTGCGGCATCCTTTGATGGCAGATTCTGCATCCGAAGTCTCATAAAGAAGAGACTTATCCTCTGGCACTTGAACACTGAATTTCCTTGTGGCGGCGACTATGACTTGGCAAATCCTAGTAAGAGGGCTGCCACCAGGTACTTGCAGCCGGTACCATCGACTACcaatgaagaaaaatataattgcAATGATCATGGCAACCGCAGGGACTCCAAAACCCCATCCCCAACCCACATTCATTTGTATCCAAACCAGCACTGAGGAAGCAATGAGTGCACCCACGTTGATGGAAAAGTAAAACCAGTTAAAAAAAGAgctcttctttttcctctcaaTGGTATCATTTTCGTCGAACTGGTCAGCGCCGAAAGACGAAACACACGGCTTGATACCGCCAGTTCCGAGAGCAATCAAGTAGAGTGCGATAAAGAGAGCTGCAGTTTGTCCTGTTGTTGGATGGCAATCACTTATACCGCGACACACAGGCTTCAGTCCAGGTGCTACAGCAGACAATGTTAACAGTGACATTCCctgaaaaaaagtaaataaacaacCTACATTAACATTAACAGGACTTACACTCTTATATGGTAACCATTTTCACCCCAATAGGATGAAAGACATGAAAACTATGATGGAAAGAACAAAGAAGCAGCTGCAAATATGAGGAAACTAGAATAGAAATGAAGCTAGAGAAGAGATTAATACCANNNNNNNNNNNNNNNNNNNNNNNNNNNNNNNNNNNNNNTTAGATAAACAGCAACAACAATTGACCAAGAAAAAATCCTTATTATCAAGCTAAAATATTTAGTTATGGGTTACAATTAGTTTCATCGACAAATGTGTTTATATCTCCTTATTAGTGTCTTAACAACCAAACAAACAAACTACACCTATTCATGTATTCAAGTGTATCTGCATCTATGTATATGTGTCTTTTTGTGTGTGACTGTatctttgttgttttgagaCAGTAAACAAACACATCTTAGACTTAAAATCTCATAGACATCAATACTGTAAAGGAAGAAGTACAGAATTAAGATAGAAGCAGTGAACAAAGTAGAATAAGGAGTGGATGATAGGTGGTTAGGATTATAACCTTCTATAAATAGATGTGAAGTGCTATTAGTTATGTAACTCAATATCATTCTGTTGGATTCAATACTCGATACAATTCCGAAGTCTTCTATTCACTTCCTGTTCTAAGCATTGTTGTCAAACTCGCGAGTTAACTCGTAAACTCATACTCGTATGAGTTTACTACGAGTTTACGAGTTTAGGTAGTGGAATCGAGTTAACTCGGACACAAACTTGTTTTTGAGTAAACTCGGGTAGACTTGATTAGACTCGCATAAACTCGGTAAAATTTGCGAGTTTGAGAGCGAGTTAGCGAGTTTGCGTTGGGTGCCCA
This sequence is a window from Arachis duranensis cultivar V14167 chromosome 2, aradu.V14167.gnm2.J7QH, whole genome shotgun sequence. Protein-coding genes within it:
- the LOC107475198 gene encoding protein NRT1/ PTR FAMILY 8.1 produces the protein MAGIRNVAEDPVYTDDGTLDIHKRPANKKKTGKWKACRFILGNECCERLAYYGMSTNLVNYLHDRFGLGNAAAANTVTTWSGTCYLTPLLGAFLADSYMGRYWTIASFSTIYVIGMSLLTLSAVAPGLKPVCRGISDCHPTTGQTAALFIALYLIALGTGGIKPCVSSFGADQFDENDTIERKKKSSFFNWFYFSINVGALIASSVLVWIQMNVGWGWGFGVPAVAMIIAIIFFFIGSRWYRLQVPGGSPLTRICQVIVAATRKFSVQVPEDKSLLYETSDAESAIKGCRKLEHTKELKCLDKAAVETDSDRLKDLPNPWKLCTVTQVEEFKSVIRLLPVWASLIAFATVYSQMNTMFVLQGNTMDQHIGPKFKIPSASLSLFDTLSVIFWAPVYDRVIVPFARKFTGHERGFTQLQRIGIGLIISIVSMIVAGILEVVRLNMVRKNNYYDLETIPMSIFWQVPQYFLVGAAEVFTNIGQMEFFYGEAPDAMRSLCSALSLTTMALGNYVSTLLVTIVTKVTTSHGRLGWIPDNLNRGHLDYFFWLLTLLSLLNFLVYLWIAKRYKYKRVITNVR